AGAACTTAATTGCCCAATACCTCTTGCTGTATGAAATGTCAGGCGATCCGGACAATCTGTGGAAGGAAGTAACATATGACTATAACCAGGCAAATCTTAAATATCAGCTTAAAGAAGATGACTCCAAATCGCTTAAAGCAGCTATCAGTGAGATAGAATCCTTTGAGGATGACTTTCGCGATCTGGGCATTGAAATCAATTATGCAGGATCAGGTTATAAAGCTTTGGTCTTTACCGACCTGATCCTGGAAGGGCAGATAAAAAGCCTCATCATTTCTATCATTTTAATAGTTATCCTGCTCACGTTTATGTTCAGACAGGTTTCCATAGGGATCATAGGCGCTGTACCCATTTCAATTACAGCATTGTTAAGCTTCGGTTTAATGGGACTTCTGAACATTCCGCTGGATACTACCACTGCTCTGCTGGCTTCTATAGCGGTAGGCATTGGCATTGACTATGCCGTTCACTTTATTGAACGGTACAAAATCTATCTCAAGCAATATTCCAGCAAGTTTGAAGCTGCAGCTCATACCATTAATCACAGTGGACGCGCAATACTTTTCAATGCAGTTGTGGTTATTGCAGGATTCCTGGTGCTGCTGTTTTCGGTATTTCCACCGAACCGGGCACTGGGGGCGCTGGTTTCATTCAACATGTTTACTGCCTTTCTGGGCACCATGACAATTATGCTCATCCTTCTGCACTGGAAAAAGAAATTCAAATGACAAATAAAAATTGTTCAATTGACTTATTGTTAAATTGTTAAATCGACAAAGCATCAATTATTGAAAATCTAATTTTAAAAATCAAATATCTAAATCTGTCAATTATGAAAACAACAAGAAGTCTAATAACAGCATTGGTTCTGATGCTCTGGATGGTTCCGGGCATTGTGAACGCACAGGATTTAACCGGAAAAGAAATTATGGAGAAAGTGTATTACCGGGATGAAGGGGACGACCGGAAAGGCAATCTCAACATGACCCTTGTTAATTCGCGGGGAGATCAACGAGTGCGTGAATTAAGGCAGTTTTACAAAGACTTTGGTGATACAGAGAAAAAGATCATGTTCTTTCTCTCTCCTGCCGATGTCCGCAACACCTCATTTATGAACTGGAGTTACGATGATGAATCAAAGGATGATGATCAGTGGATTTATCTTCCTGCTCTTCAAAAAGTTAAACGAATATCCAGTGACAGCAAGGATGACTACTTCATGGGTTCCGATTTTACTTACGATGATCTGGGAGAACGCCATCCCAACGAAGACAATCATGAATTGTTAAGAACAGAGACCCTGAACGGGGAGGAATGCTATGTAGTGGAAAGCACTCCGAAGGAATCGGGTTACATGTATTCCAGAACGGTCAGCTGGATCATTAAAGATAAGTGGATTGGGTTGAAAAAGGAGTTCTATGACGAAGACGGAAAATTCCTGAAAACCCTGCAGGTTAAAGAATATGAACAGATACAGGGTTTCTGGACCATCCTGCACTCGCTGATGAAAAACGATCAAAAAGACCACAAGACCATTATGGAATATAATGAGGTGGAGATAAATACAGGAATACGCGATGCGTATTTCACCGAACGAATGATGAAAAGAGGATTATAATTGTGATTCCGCAACCCTTCCATATATGGACACTCGGGAAGGGTTGCTATAAATTATAAATGTTAAAAGAGGAATATTATGGAATTACTGAATAAAATAACGGCCATAGCTTTACTTCTAATAGCAGTTCAGGCTACATACGCCCAGGATACTGAATTTCATGGATATGTACGCAATTATACAGGGGCGCTAACGGATGATCAGGGAAACTATTCCATCATCCAGAACACTTTGGACCTGGATATAGAAAAAACAGGAATGGACATGGGTTTTAAGGTAAACCCTTACGTGTATCATTATGTAAATGACCGGCTTGACTATGGATTAAGAGAAGCTTACATCGACCTGTATTTCAAATCTATGGATTTACGACTTGGAAAACAGCAGATCATCTGGGGCCAGGCCGACGGGGTATTTATCACCGATGTGGTATCTCCCAAAAACCTCAGGGAATTTTTGCTGCCCGACTTTGAAGAAATCCGTGTGGGCATCACTTCCCTGAAAGCCGATTACTATGTGGGCAACAACATGTTTGAACTGGTGTTGGTACCGGAATTTGTTCCTACGCAGTACCCGGATAAGGAGTCCATATGGTTTCCATCCATGTACCCGGATTATGCGACGATAGACAAATCGCAGAAAGATATCAAGCCCAGTATTGAAAACAGCGAGGTGTTCTTTAAATATTCGCTGTTGTCATCTGCATTGGATTTGGAATTGATGGCCGGTTACATGTGGGATGACGATCCGGGCATGCACATGGATCGTTTTAATACAAACCCGCAAACCCCCATGCCGGATTCTCTGGTGATCCGCCCCAAACATCACAGAATATCACTAGCCGGGGGAAGCTTCAGCACCGATATTGGCGGCCTGGTATTGCGCGGTGAAGGGGCTTTCTATGAGGGAAAATATTTCCAGACCACCAGCCGATCCGATCGCGATGGAGTGGTCAGCAAAGATTATGCCCATTACCTGGTAGGTCTCGATTTTATTGTAGGTGGGGTAAATCTCAGCACCCAGTTCATCCAGGAAGCAATTATGGATTATGAGGACCCCATCCGGCAGGATGAGTTTGAAAATACAATGACCTTCCTCGCCAAAGATGATTTTTTCAGGAACAAGTTGACCCTGGAATTATTTACCTACTATGGATTCAAGCATCAGGATGCCCTCATCCGGCCAAAAGCCACCTATGAAGTAGGAAGTGGTGTAAACCTGATTACTGGTGCAAACCTGTTCACGGGCACCGAAGGCCGGTTTGGACAGTTTAATCAAAACGATATGGTTTATTTTAAACTCAAATACGATTTCTGATTGCTGAAAAGAAACCTGCCGGTAATTGTATGGCTGTAGCCACAGTGCCCCATAACCAGCTCCAGTTTTATTTTTTTCACAGCAGGAAACAAACCTCTCCCTCTTGTTGCATATATTTTTGTTAATGCCCAATAAATAGTTAATTTGGACAAGTCAAAACCAAACAGGATGCTTTCAAGGAATTTAATGTGTTTCCGTTTTGGCTTGGCCAAATTATAAAGCAAAATTTATGAGGCAGAATTATTAAATCAATAGATAATAAGGGGTTATTTCCCGCATATCCAAATCAATCAGAAAAACTATGGACAAAGATATAAAGGTTGTAGCAGACTACAGGGAAGTCCCCTCCAAAATTCCTGATTTTATAAAGGAGAAAGGAGCAGCCATAGAGCTGAGAAATTTAAAAACAGGCGATTATATTGTTAATGATGAAGTTTTGTTTGAAAGAAAATCCAGGGATGATTTTGTTCTTTCCATCATCCAGGGTCGATTATTTTCGCAATGCGCCCGCATGAAGAGATCAGACTATCACAGTGTACTGTTAATAGAGGGAAATCCTTACAAAACCCGTCACGAGATTACCCGTCAATCAATTAAGGGAGCCCTGTTATCCGTTTCTGTCCCTTGGCAGATTCCCGTTATTTTTTCTTCCAGCCCGCATGATTCTGCTGATATGTTGCTAACAGCAGGAGACCAGCTGATACGCACAAATTATGATTATATGCGGAGAGGCTATAAGCCCAAAAGTGTAAAGCGTAAATCGTTGTACTTTCTCCAGGGGCTGCCTGCAGTAGGACCATCAACGGCTAAAGCCCTGCTCGAACGTTTTGGCACGCCTGAAAAGGTTATTCTGGCCACAGAAGACGAATTAATGGAGATCGAAGGACTGGGGGCAACAAAAGCAAGAAGAATAAGAGAATTTTTATCAAAATAACATTAGGCAATGAAATGGAATTCATTAGTGTAAAGTTTAATTATAGGTTTGTGCTTTAATTAAATAATATATCAAGGTTCGAATGTTGTGCTTCCCCACCATGGAACCCGCATGTTACTCATGTTCTTGTTGTGAAGGTTCCTGGATGCGGGTTTCGTTGGAGTATATTCGGGATATCTTCCTTCCAATTGATATTTCTTCGAGCCCATACCACCTATCACATGGAAGAAGCTATCCGGGGGAAAGCTCAAAATGTAATGGAAGTATTTGAAAAACATGGAACCAATCTGACCAGGCAAAGTTATATCCAGCAAACGGCCAATTTGGATGATATATTTACAGACATTCAGGATAAAGATCTGCTTGAAGCCATCAATGAATTGGGCATCGGGTTTTATTATAAGAAGGTGGTAGAGTCAAACCAACGTTTCTATAAATTGTACCTCGAAAGAAACAAAGAATATGCCTCTGCACCCAGGGTAAAAATGTCAGATTTACGGACAACATCCGAAGAAACCATAAAAGAGCTGTTCAATATGATTAATGCCACGATTGTTTTTTATGGCAAAAAGTATCAGTCGTTGATTAACGAATTGAACAGCCTGGTGGAAAGCTATCAGACAAGCATCGCACGCAGAAATGTCATGCAAAAAGAAACGGATGAAAGCCTAAACCGTGATTTCGACGAAATCCGGGAGCCGCAGAAAGAGAGAATAATTACTTTGGTGGGTTTTAAGCCACTACTTTTACTTTAAATTATTCCATTTGGTTTAATTTATTGAATCCCATAAAGAATAATCTCCGTGTTCCCCTGTGATTTCCCCTGTCTTCTCTGTGGTTAACTTTATATTTTGAATCACAGAGTTTCGCGGAGAATAAACACAGAGGGTAATATCAACGGTAGTCTGGCCGATCGCAGTCATAATTTTACTTGTTTAAATGCCTATCGTACCAAACAGGAGTATATTCCAAAAGTGTTCATTCAGCCGTGATCTCCCACCGGATATCTTCAAAAGTCTTCGGACCGATGCCTTTCACATCTTTTATTTCATGGATGTCATCAAACGGCCGGTCATTGATGATACGTCCCGAAAGCACGTCGCCGATGCCATCCAGACTTTTCAATTCAGATCTGGAAGCGGTATTGATGTTCATTTTCCCGGACGAAGTGATGTCATTAGTCTGAT
Above is a genomic segment from Bacteroidales bacterium containing:
- a CDS encoding outer membrane lipoprotein-sorting protein, producing MKTTRSLITALVLMLWMVPGIVNAQDLTGKEIMEKVYYRDEGDDRKGNLNMTLVNSRGDQRVRELRQFYKDFGDTEKKIMFFLSPADVRNTSFMNWSYDDESKDDDQWIYLPALQKVKRISSDSKDDYFMGSDFTYDDLGERHPNEDNHELLRTETLNGEECYVVESTPKESGYMYSRTVSWIIKDKWIGLKKEFYDEDGKFLKTLQVKEYEQIQGFWTILHSLMKNDQKDHKTIMEYNEVEINTGIRDAYFTERMMKRGL
- a CDS encoding MMPL family transporter — protein: MPIKRSTIKIPDSQNLIAQYLLLYEMSGDPDNLWKEVTYDYNQANLKYQLKEDDSKSLKAAISEIESFEDDFRDLGIEINYAGSGYKALVFTDLILEGQIKSLIISIILIVILLTFMFRQVSIGIIGAVPISITALLSFGLMGLLNIPLDTTTALLASIAVGIGIDYAVHFIERYKIYLKQYSSKFEAAAHTINHSGRAILFNAVVVIAGFLVLLFSVFPPNRALGALVSFNMFTAFLGTMTIMLILLHWKKKFK